One Clupea harengus chromosome 3, Ch_v2.0.2, whole genome shotgun sequence DNA window includes the following coding sequences:
- the wdr61 gene encoding WD repeat-containing protein 61, which translates to MTTQYSILFKQEHAHDDAIWTAAWGRSQSDGSETIVTGSLDDMVKVWKWSDEKLELQWTMEGHQLGVVSVDISHNGAIAASSSLDAHIRLWDLETGKQIKSMDAGPVDAWSVAFSPDSKYIATGSHLGKVNIFGVESGKKEHSLDTRGKFILSIAYSPDGKYLASGAIDGIINIFDIATGKLLHTLEGHAMPIRSLTFSPDSQLLVTASDDGYIKIYDVQHANLAGTLSGHASWVLNVAFSPDDTHFVSSSSDKSVKVWDASSRMCVNTFFDHQDQVWSVKYNGTGSKIISAGDDRAIHIYDCPV; encoded by the exons ATGACCACTCAg taCAGCATACTTTTCAAACAGGAGCATG ctCATGATGATGCTATATGGACGGCTGCTTGGGGGAGAAGTCAAAGTGATGGATCCGAGACTATAGTGACGGGGTCTTTGGATGACATGGTTAAAGTCTGGAAATG GTCAGATGAGAAACTTGAGCTCCAATGGACTATGGAGGGGCATCAGCTGGGCGTGGTCTCGGTAGACATCAGTCACAATGGAGCCATCGCTGCGTCCAGCTCATTGGATGCTCACATTCGACTCTGGGATTTGGAGACCGGAAAGCAGATTAAGTCTATGGATGCCGGGCCAG tggatGCGTGGAGCGTGGCCTTCTCTCCTGACTCAAAGTACATCGCCACAGGGAGCCATCTGGGGAAGGTCAACATCTTTGGTGTTGAAAGTGGAAAGAAAGAACACTCTTTAGACACCAGAGGGAAATTTATTTTAAGCATAGCATAC AGCCCTGATGGAAAGTACCTAGCGAGCGGAGCCATAGATGGAATCATTAACATCTTTGATATTGCAACTGGAAAGCTACTCCACACGCTTGAAG GACATGCCATGCCTATAAGATCCCTGACATTCTCACCAGACTCCCAGCTCCTAGTGACGGCCTCAGACGATGGATACATTAAGATTTACGACGT GCAGCACGCCAATCTGGCAGGAACACTCAGTGGCCATGCTTCTTGGGTCTTGAATGTTGCATTCTCCCCTGATGACACGCACTTTGTATCCAG TTCTTCTGACAAAAGTGTAAAAGTCTGGGATGCCAGTTCCAggatgtgtgtgaacacattctTTGATCATCAGGACCAA gtgtgGAGTGTTAAATACAACGGCACAGGATCCAAGATCATCTCCGCAGGGGACGACCGCGCCATTCATATTTACGACTGTCCAGTCTGA